One Prunus dulcis chromosome 7, ALMONDv2, whole genome shotgun sequence DNA segment encodes these proteins:
- the LOC117635571 gene encoding uncharacterized protein LOC117635571, whose translation MASTRQRDLKYDYRNIRRLYEMEKLMKAQVDGTADASNKQMLQSALIGIGKMRKDLWQGFNNSLKVTLESKSIRAFRVQEALKTPQEWDVMDILVQYLCDDTSDSAAADPYSASYAGENRNPSAPEHLVQYLLADTSDSAAADPYSASYAEENRNPSAPEQNSCDELWSWILARGTTVGKFAATVAELWLLTKVSEFFSKTAVPQIDTHIVNPTSSPKTKLPFATVVAQKGLQQILDAVKLDA comes from the exons ATGGCTTCTACACGGCAACGAGACCTCAAATATGACTACAGAAACATTAGGAGACTCTACGAAATGGAGAAATTGATGAAGGCACAAGTGGATGGCACGGCAGATGCCTCGAACAAACAGATGCTTCAATCTGCCCTGATCGGAATTGGTAAAATGAGGAAAGATCTGTGGCAAGGCTTCAACAATTCGTTGAAGGTGACCCTGGAAAGTAAATCTATCAGAGCTTTCAGGGTGCAGGAAGCCCTGAAAACCCCGCAGGAGTGGGATGTCATGGACATCCTCGTGCAGTACCTCTGCGATGATACATCTGATTCGGCGGCGGCGGATCCGTATTCGGCCTCTTATGCGGGGGAGAATCGAAATCCGTCGGCTCCTGAGCACCTCGTGCAGTACCTCCTCGCTGATACGTCTGATTCGGCGGCGGCGGATCCGTATTCGGCCTCGTATGCGGAGGAGAATCGAAATCCGTCGGCTCCTGAGCAAAATTCCTGCGACGAATTGTGGTCATGGATTCTTGCCAGAGGTACAACCGTTGGGAAATTTGCTGCTACTGTAGCAGAGCTTTGGTTACTGACGAAGGTGtcggaatttttttctaaaactgCGGTTCCGCAGATTGACACACACATCGTAAACCCCACCAGCTCCCCGAAAACTAAGCTCCCTTTCG CCACGGTTGTCGCACAGAAAGGATTACAGCAGATTCTCGATGCTGTAAAATTGGATGCGTAG
- the LOC117634739 gene encoding photosystem I chlorophyll a/b-binding protein 6, chloroplastic isoform X2, translated as MALAITSALSTIPSREVPWKFCPGKVKPCMLGRRTTSLNATKGVSSVCEPLPPDRPLWFPGSSPPEWLDGSLPGDFGFDPLGLGSDPELLKWFAQAELMHGRWAMLAVSGILIPEWLERLGFIENFSWFEAGEREYFADPTTLFVVQLALMGWVEGRRWADIINPGSVDIEPKLPHKKNPKPDVGYPGGLWFDPMMWGRGSPEPVMVLRTKEIKNGRLAMLAFVGFLFQAIYTGKDPIENLMAHIADPGHCNIFSAFTSQY; from the exons ATGGCCCTGGCTATTACCTCTGCACTCTCAACCATCCCAAGCAG GGAAGTGCCCTGGAAATTTTGCCCAGGAAAAGTAAAACCATGCATGCTGGGAAGAAGAACAACCAGTTTAAATGCAACAAAAGGAGTGTCAAGTGTGTGTGAACCACTCCCTCCAGATAGGCCATTGTGGTTTCCTGGTAGCTCACCTCCAGAGTGGCTTGATGGCAG CCTTCCTGGTGATTTTGGCTTTGACCCCCTTGGATTAG GGTCGGATCCTGAGTTACTAAAATGGTTTGCACAAGCTGAGCTGATGCATGGCAGATGGGCAATGCTGGCAGTGTCTGGAATTCTAATTCCAGAGTGGCTTGAAAGATTAGGGTTTATTGAGAACTTCTCATGGTTTGAGGCTGGTGAGAGAGAATACTTTGCAGACCCCACAACCCTGTTTGTGGTGCAGTTAGCATTAATGGGGTGGGTTGAGGGAAGGAGATGGGCTGACATAATTAACCCTGGGAGTGTTGATATTGAGCCTAAGCTGCCTCAcaaaaagaacccaaaaccagATGTTGGGTACCCTGGTGGGCTATGGTTTGATCCCATGATGTGGGGAAGAGGATCTCCCGAGCCTGTTATGGTGTTGAGAACAAAGGAGATAAAAAATGGGCGCCTTGCAATGCTGGCTTTTGTAGGGTTCTTGTTCCAAGCCATTTATACAGGGAAAGATCCCATTGAGAATTTGATGGCTCATATTGCAGATCCTGGTCACTGCAACATATTTTCG GCTTTTACTTCACAATATTGA
- the LOC117634739 gene encoding photosystem I chlorophyll a/b-binding protein 6, chloroplastic isoform X1 produces the protein MALAITSALSTIPSRFLIEYREVPWKFCPGKVKPCMLGRRTTSLNATKGVSSVCEPLPPDRPLWFPGSSPPEWLDGSLPGDFGFDPLGLGSDPELLKWFAQAELMHGRWAMLAVSGILIPEWLERLGFIENFSWFEAGEREYFADPTTLFVVQLALMGWVEGRRWADIINPGSVDIEPKLPHKKNPKPDVGYPGGLWFDPMMWGRGSPEPVMVLRTKEIKNGRLAMLAFVGFLFQAIYTGKDPIENLMAHIADPGHCNIFSAFTSQY, from the exons ATGGCCCTGGCTATTACCTCTGCACTCTCAACCATCCCAAGCAG GTTTCTGATTGAGTACAGGGAAGTGCCCTGGAAATTTTGCCCAGGAAAAGTAAAACCATGCATGCTGGGAAGAAGAACAACCAGTTTAAATGCAACAAAAGGAGTGTCAAGTGTGTGTGAACCACTCCCTCCAGATAGGCCATTGTGGTTTCCTGGTAGCTCACCTCCAGAGTGGCTTGATGGCAG CCTTCCTGGTGATTTTGGCTTTGACCCCCTTGGATTAG GGTCGGATCCTGAGTTACTAAAATGGTTTGCACAAGCTGAGCTGATGCATGGCAGATGGGCAATGCTGGCAGTGTCTGGAATTCTAATTCCAGAGTGGCTTGAAAGATTAGGGTTTATTGAGAACTTCTCATGGTTTGAGGCTGGTGAGAGAGAATACTTTGCAGACCCCACAACCCTGTTTGTGGTGCAGTTAGCATTAATGGGGTGGGTTGAGGGAAGGAGATGGGCTGACATAATTAACCCTGGGAGTGTTGATATTGAGCCTAAGCTGCCTCAcaaaaagaacccaaaaccagATGTTGGGTACCCTGGTGGGCTATGGTTTGATCCCATGATGTGGGGAAGAGGATCTCCCGAGCCTGTTATGGTGTTGAGAACAAAGGAGATAAAAAATGGGCGCCTTGCAATGCTGGCTTTTGTAGGGTTCTTGTTCCAAGCCATTTATACAGGGAAAGATCCCATTGAGAATTTGATGGCTCATATTGCAGATCCTGGTCACTGCAACATATTTTCG GCTTTTACTTCACAATATTGA
- the LOC117636195 gene encoding pollen receptor-like kinase 3 — MAAVRFLFLLLFFSSSPYLSLSLPQDQEALLKFKKSLTRAGALDKWTPDQNSSPCKAQWTGIVCFKGSNVISGLHISNMGLSGKIDFDALKDIPTLRTINFMNNNFSGSIPDFHTLGALKSLLLSGNGFSGEIPKDYFSHMNSLKKIYLDNNNFTGKIPESLGQLNKLEELHLEKNQFTGSIPKLKQGLNSLDLSNNKLQGPIPDSMSKYNPKAFEGNEGLCGVPFKSSCKSPSPSPSPAPTPAPSLSPSPSTPSTPSPSPPPSWPSSSSSDVDSKRTTTIIIIISVILGIMILLLLYVLFVAKRRKRDDDFDVLGKEQLDDHHQRVVEVHVPSSNNRSLGSTNHSLEVHQTSSKKGDSKKGSNHGKNGMNELLMVNDEKGSFGLSDLMKAAAEVLGNGGLGSAYKAVMSNGMSVVVKRMRDMNRLGRDGFDSEMRRFGRLRHKNILTPLAYHYRREEKLLISEYIPTGSLLYLLHGDRGISHSELNWPIRLKIIQGIACGMGFIHTEFASYDLPHGNLKSSNVLLNDDYEPVLNDYALHPLINPNNAAQTMFAFRTPEITESQQISPKSDVYCLGILILEILTGKFPSQYLTNGKGGTDVVQWVQSAMAEQREEELLDPEIASDADSLDQMVQLLKIGADCTLSDPEQRLDIREAIRRIEEVQV, encoded by the exons ATGGCCGCTGTTCGCTTCctctttctcctcctcttcttctcttcctcccccTACCTCTCCCTCTCCTTACCACAAGACCAAGAAGCTCTCCTCAAGTTCAAGAAATCACTCACCCGTGCAGGTGCCTTAGACAAGTGGACCCCTGATCAAAACTCATCTCCATGCAAAGCCCAATGGACCGGGATTGTTTGCTTCAAGGGCAGTAATGTCATCAGTGGTCTCCATATCTCCAACATGGGTCTCTCTGGAAAGATTGATTTTGATGCCTTGAAAGACATTCCTACCCTAAGAACCATTAATTTCATGAACAACAATTTCTCAGGTTCAATCCCAGACTTCCACACACTTGGTGCCTTGAAATCCTTGCTCCTGTCAGGAAATGGATTCTCTGGTGAAATACCAAAAGACTACTTTTCCCATATGAACTCACTGAAAAAAATATACCTCGATAACAACAATTTCACAGGCAAAATCCCAGAGTCCTTGGGCCAATTGAACAAGCTAGAAGAACTTCACTTGGAGAAAAACCAATTCACAGGCTCTATCCCCAAACTAAAACAAGGATTGAACTCACTTGACTTGTCCAATAATAAGTTACAAGGTCCAATCCCAGACAGCATGTCCAAGTACAACCCAAAGGCAtttgaaggaaatgaagggCTCTGTGGCGTGCCATTCAAGTCATCATGTAAATCCCCATCTCCATCCCCATCACCAGCTCCAACCCCTGCCCCTTCCCTTTCCCCTTCCCCATCAACCCCATCAACCCCATCACCATCCCCACCACCTTCGTGGCCGTCCTCGTCATCCTCAGACGTGGATTCTAAAAGAACGACAAccatcatcataatcatcagTGTCATCTTGGGTATCATGATACTACTCTTGCTGTATGTGTTGTTTGTAGCAAAGAGGCGAAAGAGAGACGACGATTTCGATGTGCTTGGGAAAGAACAATTGGATGATCATCATCAACGGGTGGTTGAAGTTCATGTCCCAAGTAGCAACAACCGCAGTCTGGGCAGCACTAATCATAGCTTGGAGGTCCACCAAACCAGTAGCAAAAAAGGGGACTCTAAGAAGGGGTCAAATCATGGGAAAAATGGCATGAACGAGCTTTTGATGGTGAATGATGAAAAGGGTTCGTTTGGATTGTCTGATTTGATGAAAGCTGCGGCTGAGGTTTTAGGGAATGGAGGGTTGGGATCGGCTTACAAGGCTGTGATGTCCAATGGGATGTCTGTGGTGGTGAAGAGGATGAGGGACATGAATAGGTTGGGGAGAGATGGGTTTGATTCTGAGATGAGAAGGTTTGGAAGATTAAGGCACAAGAATATCTTGACTCCTTTGGCTTACCATTATAGGAGAGAGGAGAAGCTGTTGATCTCAGAGTACATTCCTACGGGCAGCTTGCTATACCTTTTGCATG GTGATCGTGGCATTTCTCATTCGGAGCTGAACTGGCCCATCCGTCTGAAGATAATCCAAGGAATTGCATGTGGAATGGGGTTCATCCACACAGAGTTTGCATCCTATGACCTTCCCCATGGAAACCTCAAGTCAAGCAATGTTCTGTTGAATGATGACTATGAGCCAGTCCTAAATGACTATGCCTTGCATCCCCTCATCAACCCCAACAATGCTGCTCAAACAATGTTTGCTTTTAGGACCCCAGAGATCACAGAGTCCCAGCAAATCTCTCCAAAGTCTGATGTTTATTGCCTAGGGATTCTAATCCTTGAGATCCTAACTGGGAAATTCCCTTCCCAATATCTAACCAATGGCAAAGGAGGAACTGATGTGGTGCAATGGGTGCAATCAGCAATGGCTGagcagagagaagaagagCTGCTTGACCCAGAGATAGCAAGTGATGCAGACTCTTTGGATCAGATGGTGCAGCTTCTCAAGATTGGAGCTGATTGCACTCTCAGTGATCCTGAGCAAAGGCTTGATATAAGGGAAGCCATTAGGAGGATAGAAGAGGTACAAGTATGA
- the LOC117634889 gene encoding uncharacterized protein LOC117634889 yields the protein MATASQIVEKLKLNPHPEGGFYFETFRDISIALPLCQLPPDYKVERPVSSSIYFLLPSGDASRLHRIPMAETWHFYLGEPITIVELDDKDGQVKFTCLGPNLIGEDQQPQYTVPPNIWFGSFPTKDYSISPDGALLKAAPRDAETHYSLVGCTCAPAFQFQDFELAKRSDLVSRFPKFEPLISLLTFPEKA from the exons ATGGCAACTGCATCACAGATTGTCGAGAAACTGAAACTGAATCCCCACCCAGAAGGTGGGTTTTATTTTGAAACTTTCAGAGACATCTCCATTGCCCTGCCCTTGTGCCAGCTTCCCCCAGATT ACAAGGTTGAGCGCCCTGTGAGTTCTTCGATCTACTTCTTGCTGCCTTCCGGGGATGCGTCACGCCTTCATCGTATACCAATGGCTGAAACCTGGCATTTTTATCTTGGAGAACCTATTACG ATAGTGGAGTTGGATGACAAAGATGGGCAAGTCAAATTCACCTGCCTTGGACCCAATTTGATTGGAGAGGATCAGCAACCCCAGTACACGGTGCCTCCAAATATATGGTTTGGTTCATTTCCAACAAAGGACTATAGCATTTCACCAGATGGGGCATTGCTCAAAGCTGCTCCAAGGGATGCTGAGACTCACTACTCTCTTGTGGGATGCACTTGTGCACCTGCCTTTCAGTTCCAGGACTTCGAGCTGGCAAAGCGATCGGACCTTGTTTCTCGCTTTCCTAAATTCGAGCCTCTTATATCATTGCTTACATTCCCTGAAAAAGCATAA
- the LOC117634890 gene encoding sm-like protein LSM1B, whose product MSWAGAEDTFLSTSLASYLDKKLLVLLRDGRKLLGLLRSFDQFANVVLEGACERVIVGDLYCDIPLGLYVIRGENVVLIGELELGKEELPPHMTLVPEAEIKRAQKAERDATDLKGSMRKRMEFLDFD is encoded by the exons ATGTCGTGGGCTGGCGCAGAAGACACTTTCCTTTCCACTTCTCTTGCAAGCTATCTTGACA aaAAGCTTCTTGTCTTATTGCGAGATGGCCGAAAGCTCTTGGGATTACTACGGTCTTTTGATCAGTTTG CTAATGTTGTTCTTGAAGGTGCATGCGAACGAGTTATTGTCGGTGATCTTTACTGTGACATCCCATTAGGTCTGTATGTAATCCGTGGGGAGAATGTCGTCTTAATTGGAGAGCTG GAATTGGGTAAGGAGGAGCTTCCTCCACATATGACTCTAGTACCTGAAGCAGAGATAAAAAGG GCTCAGAAAGCAGAGAGGGATGCTACAGATTTAAAAGGCTCCATGAGAAAAAGAATGGAGTTCCTCGATTTTGATTAA
- the LOC117635494 gene encoding uncharacterized protein LOC117635494, with protein sequence MELLTSQLYIKAFAAKLSLAYGILCTQTPDFYKPTSSISSSCNKQMKIFDWMQSKLTGKTLIKKPSSKVFYDDKVQKPPKEEVNEWPHGLLTIGTLGNGDLKEDQQSNPPPSPKNHPHGFTPEEVRNIQNELNSYLNEEADHQSNSGTELEKVPNFLPLDTFLNRQSSLKAERNGNNADCDESKENGSRFQQSGSVVLSRGKDVCLENTNTAIGKKSLSFLLKKVFVCRSGFAPAAAPGLRDPILESRMEKILKAILHKKIYPKNSSASTMSMKKYLENRHNIAKSANDEEINIDKEDEGSKWVKTDSEYIVLEI encoded by the exons ATGGAACTTCTCACTTCACAACTCTATATAAAGGCTTTTGCAGCTAAGCTCTCACTGGCTTATGGGATTCTGTGTACACAAACACCTGATTTCTATAAACCCACTTCATCCATTTCCTCTTCTTGTAACAAACAAATGAAg ATATTTGATTGGATGCAAAGTAAGCTTACCGGAAAAACCCTGATTAAGAAGCCAAGCTCAAAAGTTTTTTATG ATGACAAGGTGCAAAAACCTCCCAAAGAAGAAGTGAATGAGTGGCCTCATGGATTGCTGACAATTGGGACATTAGGAAATGGCGACTTGAAAGAAGATCAACAGAGCAACCCACCACCCTCCCCAAAAAACCATCCCCATGGATTTACACCAGAGGAAGTAAGAAACATTCAGAATGAGTTGAACTCCTACTTGAATGAAGAAGCTGATCATCAATCAAATTCAGGCACAGAGCTTGAAAAAGTTCCAAACTTTCTTCCACTGGACACGTTTCTAAACAGACAGTCAAGCTTGAAAGCTGAGAGAAATGGTAACAATGCAGATTGTGATGAGTCTAAAGAAAATGGCAGTCGCTTCCAACAGAGCGGCAGTGTTGTTCTCAGCCGAGGGAAAGATGTTTGTTTGGAGAACACAAACACTGCCATTGGCAAAAAGTCGTTGTCTTTTCTCCTCAAGAAGGTGTTTGTTTGTAGAAGTGGGTTTGCACCAGCTGCTGCTCCTGGTCTAAGAGATCCAATCCTTGAGTCAAGAATGGAGAAG ATATTGAAGGCAATACTTCACAAGAAgatataccccaaaaattcaAGTGCTTCAACAATGTCCATGAAAAAGTACTTGGAGAACAGACACAATATTGCCAAGTCTGCCAATGATGAAGAAATAAATATTGATAAGGAAGATGAGGGAAGCAAATGGGTCAAGACTGATTCTGAAT ATATTGTTCTAGAGATATAG
- the LOC117634259 gene encoding protein LAZ1 homolog 2 isoform X2: MASHYASAHESIYRDLYQPAVIIGACFAAVALVLSIFLIFQHLRLYTKPTEQKWVVAVVFMVPVYATESILSLWNPKLSLACDILRNCYEAFALYSFGSYLVACLGGERRVVELLENQSGKLLNKPLVEGTDENHTEPHWSLRNFFLRPCILGKHLLNIEKFGLVQYMILKTVCAFLALVLEIFGVYGNGKFKWYYGYPYMAVVLNFSQMWALYCLVQFYNVTHERLQPIRPLAKFISFKAIVFATWWQGVGIALLCAFGVLPKEERLQTGLQDFLICIEMAIAAVAHMFVFSTAPYHYIWAYEYGKVTTETTKTKLKLEESDTPTVFERKETQVKAPGTSVTESVQDIVVDGGQRVVKDVVLTINQAIGPVEKGVEKGVTKIHETFHQRTEGSESGDQEVDEQVEMNLTRETHLDP, encoded by the exons ATGGCATCACATTATGCCTCGGCCCATGAAAGCATATACAGAGATCTCTACCAACCAGCTGTTATCATTGGAGCCTGCTTTGCAGCTGTGGCGCTGGTCCTCTCCATTTTTCTCATCTTTCAACATCTCAGATTATACACCAAACCCACT GAACAAAAATGGGTGGTTGCTGTAGTTTTCATGGTACCTGTGTATGCTACTGAGTCA ATTTTATCCTTGTGGAATCCAAAACTTTCTCTTGCATGTGACATTCTAAGAAATTGTTATGAAGCATTTGCCTTGTATTCTTTTGGAAGCTACTTGGTTGCTTGTCTGG GAGGTGAAAGAAGAGTTGTAGAGCTACTTGAAAATCAATCTGGAAAACTGCTCAACAAACCGTTGGTAGAAGGAACAGATGAGAATCACACCGAACCACATTGGTCTCTTCGTAACTTCTTCTTACGACCATGTATTCTTGGGAAACATTTGCTCAATATAGAAAAATTTGGTCTTGTACAATAT ATGATTCTGAAGACAGTTTGTGCATTCTTAGCATTAGTGTTGGAGATCTTTGGTGTTTATGGAAATGGGAAATTCAAGTGGTATTATGG TTATCCATACATGGCAGTAGTATTGAACTTCAGCCAGATGTGGGCATTGTATTGCCTTGTGCAGTTCTATAATGTAACTCATGAAAGGCTTCAACCAATAAGACCACTTGCAAAGTTCATCAGCTTTAAGGCTATTGTTTTTGCCACTTGGTGGCAAGGTGTGGGCATCGCGCTATTGTGTGCGTTTGGTGTTCTTCCCAAGGAGGAGAGACTACAAACAGGCTTGCAGGATTTCTTGATATGTATCGAA ATGGCAATTGCAGCTGTTGCACATATGTTTGTCTTTTCAACAGCACCATACCATTACATTTGGGCTTACGAGTATGGGAAGGTCACCACAGAAACAACCAAGACTAAACTGAAGTTGGAGGAAAGTGACACCCCAActgtttttgaaagaaaagaaactcagGTCAAAGCTCCCGGAACAAGTGTCACCGAGAGCGTTCAGGACATTGTTGTTGATGGTGGTCAGCGT GTGGTCAAGGATGTTGTCTTGACCATAAATCAAGCAATAGGGCCTGTGGAAAAGGGTGTGGAAAAGGGTGTGACAAAGATCCATGAGACATTCCACCAAAGAACAGAGGGCTCAGAATCAGGAGACCAAGAAGTTGATGAACAAGTTGAAATGAATCTTACCAGAGAGACTCATTTGGATCCTTAA
- the LOC117634259 gene encoding protein LAZ1 homolog 2 isoform X1 has product MASHYASAHESIYRDLYQPAVIIGACFAAVALVLSIFLIFQHLRLYTKPTEQKWVVAVVFMVPVYATESILSLWNPKLSLACDILRNCYEAFALYSFGSYLVACLGGERRVVELLENQSGKLLNKPLVEGTDENHTEPHWSLRNFFLRPCILGKHLLNIEKFGLVQYVSHYVFPFCKSTIIFFGSNMCRVVQMILKTVCAFLALVLEIFGVYGNGKFKWYYGYPYMAVVLNFSQMWALYCLVQFYNVTHERLQPIRPLAKFISFKAIVFATWWQGVGIALLCAFGVLPKEERLQTGLQDFLICIEMAIAAVAHMFVFSTAPYHYIWAYEYGKVTTETTKTKLKLEESDTPTVFERKETQVKAPGTSVTESVQDIVVDGGQRVVKDVVLTINQAIGPVEKGVEKGVTKIHETFHQRTEGSESGDQEVDEQVEMNLTRETHLDP; this is encoded by the exons ATGGCATCACATTATGCCTCGGCCCATGAAAGCATATACAGAGATCTCTACCAACCAGCTGTTATCATTGGAGCCTGCTTTGCAGCTGTGGCGCTGGTCCTCTCCATTTTTCTCATCTTTCAACATCTCAGATTATACACCAAACCCACT GAACAAAAATGGGTGGTTGCTGTAGTTTTCATGGTACCTGTGTATGCTACTGAGTCA ATTTTATCCTTGTGGAATCCAAAACTTTCTCTTGCATGTGACATTCTAAGAAATTGTTATGAAGCATTTGCCTTGTATTCTTTTGGAAGCTACTTGGTTGCTTGTCTGG GAGGTGAAAGAAGAGTTGTAGAGCTACTTGAAAATCAATCTGGAAAACTGCTCAACAAACCGTTGGTAGAAGGAACAGATGAGAATCACACCGAACCACATTGGTCTCTTCGTAACTTCTTCTTACGACCATGTATTCTTGGGAAACATTTGCTCAATATAGAAAAATTTGGTCTTGTACAATATGTAAGTCACTATGTTTTTCCCTTCTGTAAATccactataattttttttggctcTAATATGTGCCGGGTAGTCCAGATGATTCTGAAGACAGTTTGTGCATTCTTAGCATTAGTGTTGGAGATCTTTGGTGTTTATGGAAATGGGAAATTCAAGTGGTATTATGG TTATCCATACATGGCAGTAGTATTGAACTTCAGCCAGATGTGGGCATTGTATTGCCTTGTGCAGTTCTATAATGTAACTCATGAAAGGCTTCAACCAATAAGACCACTTGCAAAGTTCATCAGCTTTAAGGCTATTGTTTTTGCCACTTGGTGGCAAGGTGTGGGCATCGCGCTATTGTGTGCGTTTGGTGTTCTTCCCAAGGAGGAGAGACTACAAACAGGCTTGCAGGATTTCTTGATATGTATCGAA ATGGCAATTGCAGCTGTTGCACATATGTTTGTCTTTTCAACAGCACCATACCATTACATTTGGGCTTACGAGTATGGGAAGGTCACCACAGAAACAACCAAGACTAAACTGAAGTTGGAGGAAAGTGACACCCCAActgtttttgaaagaaaagaaactcagGTCAAAGCTCCCGGAACAAGTGTCACCGAGAGCGTTCAGGACATTGTTGTTGATGGTGGTCAGCGT GTGGTCAAGGATGTTGTCTTGACCATAAATCAAGCAATAGGGCCTGTGGAAAAGGGTGTGGAAAAGGGTGTGACAAAGATCCATGAGACATTCCACCAAAGAACAGAGGGCTCAGAATCAGGAGACCAAGAAGTTGATGAACAAGTTGAAATGAATCTTACCAGAGAGACTCATTTGGATCCTTAA